The window GTACTCGGTGGCTGCGCGGACCGATCCGGTCACCATCAGCATTACCGCGCATGAGGAAAACGGGCGGCTTATCGTGCGTGTGTCCGACGAAACGCAGGTTGCGGAGCGCGCGCAGGATGGTGGCAACAGCAAGGGTAGTGTCGCTGTGCCCCAGCACGGTTTCGGCATCGGGCTCGCCAATGTACGCGACCGGTTGCTTGCGCGGTTCGGCAAAGATGCCAGTATCACTTCCGGCCCGACGGCACATGGGTATGAAACGGAATTGCGGCTTCCCCTCATCAAGCATGGATTTTGAACCGATGATCAGCCCGACCGATACGGCAAAACCTTCCTCCGAAGCGCAGGGCGCACCCCTTCGCACCCTCATCGTGGATGACGAGCCGCTGGCGGTGGAACGCCTGCAGGTCATTTGTGCAAAGCTCGGGCAGCTCGACGTCGTGGGCACCGCCAGTGACGGTGCGGCGGCATTGCGGTTGGCCGACGCGCTTGCGCCCGATCTGATCCTGCTCGACATGACCATGCCCGAACTCGATGGCTTGCAGGTGGCTCGTAAACTGGCGGAGTTCGCGAAACGCCCGGCAGTCATCTTCGTTACCGCGCATGATAATTTCGCGGTCGAGGCGTTCGATCTCGATGCGGTGGATTACGTCCTGAAACCGGTTGCATCCGACAGGCTGGCGCGCGCGATCGAGCGGGCGGTGCAGCGCCGCGATGAACGCGGCGGGGCGCGGAACGCGGCGGGCAGCGGGCCGGATCAGGAGTGGCTGCAGGAACTATGGGTGCCGCACCGGTCCGAATTGCTGCGGATCGACATCGCGCAGGTCGGGCGCATCGATGCCGAGCGGGATTACGTCCGGCTCCATGTGGGCCCTGCCGACAATGGTAACGCCGATACCGGCAGCGAAGCATCTGATGTGAGAACCTACCTCCTGCTGCAGACGATTGCAGGGCTGGAAAAACGTCTCGACCCGGCCGAGTTTATCCGCATCCATCGCAGCACCATCCTGCGCCGCGACCGCATAACCGGCCTGCGGCATGACGGGCTGGGCGTCTGGTCGGTGGAGCTGGGCGGTCAGGGCGAGAAAGAGGCGCTGCGCATCGGGCGCACTTATTTGCCCAAGGTCAAGGCAATGGCCGGACGCTGACAGGTTCCGCTGGCGTTCGCCGGCACCGGACAGGCCGTTAGGCAAAACCCGGGCCGGGGGACTGATCCAGCCCGGGTTCGCCTGCGCCCTTGGGGTGTCGCGGCGCAGAGGCAACCGGGGAAGGATCGCCGGCCGCCTTCAGTTTGT of the Alteripontixanthobacter maritimus genome contains:
- a CDS encoding LytR/AlgR family response regulator transcription factor — encoded protein: MISPTDTAKPSSEAQGAPLRTLIVDDEPLAVERLQVICAKLGQLDVVGTASDGAAALRLADALAPDLILLDMTMPELDGLQVARKLAEFAKRPAVIFVTAHDNFAVEAFDLDAVDYVLKPVASDRLARAIERAVQRRDERGGARNAAGSGPDQEWLQELWVPHRSELLRIDIAQVGRIDAERDYVRLHVGPADNGNADTGSEASDVRTYLLLQTIAGLEKRLDPAEFIRIHRSTILRRDRITGLRHDGLGVWSVELGGQGEKEALRIGRTYLPKVKAMAGR